A window of the Pseudomonas fluorescens genome harbors these coding sequences:
- a CDS encoding SphA family protein — translation MTPNRATFPVRLALSLLGCAATLPALATEAGVDNIGPGTDGFFMLPLEVDSLPENMVAFNLYYNHYKATKLNISSFGGKVPNVEIESTAVIPRLDYLSPVRIFGGRLAGYIAQPWLKQEVSVFGLSDTREGMGDTTIAPIILWDMGKNLTLGAAVEITVPTGEYSVDRLANTSNNFYTYKPLFSFTWLPTERTEVSMKTTYSFNEKNKDTDYKSGQIFHFDYSASYKITDDLMLGINGYYLKQTTDDKQFGHTVQFAGQDVDDGVRGKVFAIGPALHFTFLKYASAEIRWAKEFDVENRPEGEMLWAKVSIPYAF, via the coding sequence ATGACCCCGAACCGCGCGACATTCCCTGTGCGACTGGCGCTGAGCCTGCTTGGCTGCGCCGCGACCCTGCCGGCGCTGGCCACCGAAGCCGGCGTCGACAACATCGGCCCCGGCACCGACGGCTTCTTCATGCTGCCGCTGGAGGTCGACAGCCTTCCGGAGAACATGGTCGCCTTCAACCTCTACTACAACCACTACAAGGCGACCAAGCTCAACATCAGCTCGTTCGGCGGCAAAGTGCCGAATGTCGAGATCGAATCCACCGCCGTCATCCCGCGTCTCGACTACCTGAGCCCGGTGCGGATCTTCGGCGGGCGCCTGGCCGGTTACATCGCCCAGCCATGGCTCAAGCAGGAAGTTTCGGTGTTCGGCCTGAGCGACACCCGCGAAGGCATGGGCGATACCACCATCGCACCGATCATCCTGTGGGACATGGGCAAGAACCTGACCCTCGGCGCCGCCGTGGAAATCACCGTGCCCACCGGCGAATACAGCGTCGATCGGCTGGCCAACACCAGCAACAACTTCTACACCTACAAACCGCTGTTCTCCTTCACCTGGCTGCCGACCGAGCGCACCGAGGTGTCGATGAAGACCACCTACAGCTTCAACGAGAAGAACAAGGACACCGACTACAAGTCCGGGCAGATCTTCCATTTCGATTACTCGGCCAGCTACAAGATCACCGACGACCTGATGCTCGGCATCAACGGCTACTACCTCAAGCAGACCACCGACGACAAACAGTTCGGCCACACCGTGCAGTTCGCCGGTCAGGACGTTGATGACGGCGTGCGCGGCAAGGTCTTCGCCATCGGCCCGGCGCTGCACTTCACTTTCCTCAAATACGCCAGCGCGGAGATCCGCTGGGCCAAGGAATTCGACGTGGAGAACCGGCCAGAGGGGGAAATGCTGTGGGCGAAGGTGAGTATTCCGTATGCGTTCTGA
- the relB gene encoding type II toxin-antitoxin system RelB family antitoxin: protein MSILHSPFYADFESEEEAESYDRWFRAKVQAALDDPSPGIPHEEAMMRLDQLLEERRKNRRAAA, encoded by the coding sequence ATGAGCATATTGCATTCCCCGTTTTACGCTGACTTCGAATCCGAAGAAGAGGCCGAGAGCTACGATCGCTGGTTTCGAGCAAAAGTACAGGCTGCACTCGATGATCCTAGTCCTGGCATTCCCCATGAGGAAGCCATGATGCGGCTCGACCAACTATTAGAAGAGAGACGCAAGAATCGACGCGCTGCCGCTTGA
- a CDS encoding Dyp-type peroxidase, translated as MSYYQPGILATPVPPQARHLFFALESVEALPQAIDNLLNLVDGKSAVVGFGESLAKALNVNIDGLRSFPALTGVGVENPSTQHALWVWLHGVDRGDLLNRSTALEAALAPALRLVQMQEAFRHKDGHDLTGYEDGTENPHDEAAIAAALQSEGAEGLVGGSFAAIQQWQHDLKGFHALSAEDKDNIMGRRLSDNEEIDDAPVSAHVKRTAQESFAPEAFVVRRSMPWIEGDRAGLMFLAFGFSLDAFEAQLRRMSGLEDGITDGLYRISRPITGGYYWCPPLQNGYLDLRALRIG; from the coding sequence ATGAGTTACTACCAGCCGGGCATCCTCGCCACCCCAGTTCCGCCACAAGCACGTCACCTGTTTTTCGCCCTTGAGTCGGTTGAAGCGCTGCCGCAGGCGATCGACAACCTGCTGAACCTGGTGGACGGCAAGTCGGCGGTGGTCGGTTTCGGTGAATCCCTGGCCAAGGCCCTGAATGTGAACATCGACGGCCTGCGCAGTTTCCCGGCGCTGACCGGCGTCGGCGTGGAAAACCCGTCCACCCAGCACGCCCTGTGGGTCTGGCTGCACGGCGTCGACCGTGGCGATCTGCTCAACCGCAGCACTGCGCTCGAGGCCGCACTGGCCCCGGCGCTGCGTCTGGTGCAGATGCAGGAAGCCTTCCGCCACAAGGACGGCCATGACCTCACCGGTTATGAAGATGGCACCGAAAACCCGCACGACGAAGCCGCCATCGCCGCCGCACTGCAAAGTGAAGGTGCAGAAGGTCTGGTCGGTGGCAGTTTTGCCGCGATCCAGCAATGGCAGCACGACCTCAAGGGTTTCCATGCACTGTCCGCCGAGGACAAGGACAACATCATGGGCCGTCGCCTGAGCGACAACGAAGAGATCGACGACGCGCCGGTGTCGGCCCACGTCAAACGCACCGCCCAGGAAAGCTTCGCCCCGGAAGCCTTTGTCGTGCGCCGCTCGATGCCGTGGATCGAAGGTGACCGCGCCGGCCTGATGTTCCTGGCGTTCGGTTTCTCCCTCGACGCCTTCGAAGCGCAACTGCGCCGCATGAGCGGTCTGGAAGACGGCATCACCGACGGTCTGTACCGCATCAGCCGGCCAATCACCGGCGGCTACTACTGGTGCCCGCCGCTGCAAAACGGCTACCTCGATCTGCGCGCACTGCGCATCGGCTGA
- a CDS encoding AraC family transcriptional regulator, whose product MNVKVQDPTFELALVSPFLLQTLAEVAANKGIEPQSLCRGLGFDFEDLQDPSQRISYRQAVAMIQRALKALPNQGLGLWVGAQNVLGTLGLLGHVLSLCKTLRDAFEIGVRHQHTSGGIVVSSVDVVGDQVYVDVECRLPFAEVQVFAVEEFFASLLVYGRALVGETFKPIAVELMHAAPDYVDEYRRLLGPEVRFGCLHNRMLIDVQWLDVNLPNHHSLALRQAVKLLELEAAQVHQKLDLIQAVERAIARDLSRGSHIEKIAGDLNMSSRTLRRRLTEHSLTFEALLEQVRQARTMSLLANPDMPIERITEEVGYSDVRSFRRAFKRWTGKSPSAWRSASI is encoded by the coding sequence ATGAACGTAAAAGTCCAAGACCCGACCTTCGAACTGGCGCTGGTGTCGCCATTTCTCCTGCAAACCCTGGCCGAAGTCGCCGCCAACAAGGGCATAGAGCCGCAGAGCCTGTGCCGTGGCCTGGGTTTTGATTTCGAAGACCTGCAGGATCCTTCGCAGCGGATTTCCTATCGCCAGGCCGTGGCCATGATCCAGCGTGCGCTGAAGGCTTTGCCCAATCAGGGGCTGGGCCTGTGGGTCGGCGCGCAGAACGTGCTTGGTACGCTGGGGCTGCTCGGGCATGTGCTGTCGCTGTGCAAGACCTTGCGCGACGCGTTTGAAATCGGGGTCCGGCATCAGCACACGTCCGGCGGGATTGTGGTTTCCAGTGTCGATGTGGTGGGCGATCAGGTGTACGTCGACGTTGAATGCCGGCTGCCATTCGCCGAGGTACAGGTGTTTGCGGTGGAAGAGTTTTTCGCCAGCCTGCTGGTCTACGGCCGGGCGCTGGTGGGCGAGACGTTCAAGCCGATTGCCGTGGAGCTCATGCACGCCGCGCCGGATTACGTCGATGAATACCGGCGACTGCTGGGGCCGGAGGTGCGCTTCGGGTGTCTGCACAATCGCATGCTGATCGACGTGCAATGGCTGGATGTGAACCTGCCCAACCACCATTCGCTGGCGCTGCGTCAGGCAGTCAAATTGCTGGAGCTGGAAGCGGCGCAGGTGCATCAGAAACTTGATCTGATCCAGGCCGTGGAGCGGGCGATTGCCCGGGATCTGAGCCGGGGCAGTCATATTGAAAAGATTGCTGGTGACCTGAACATGAGCAGCCGTACTTTGCGCCGGCGGCTGACTGAGCATTCGTTGACGTTCGAGGCGCTGCTGGAGCAAGTGCGCCAGGCGCGAACCATGAGCCTGCTGGCGAACCCGGACATGCCGATCGAGCGCATCACCGAGGAGGTCGGCTATAGCGACGTGCGCAGTTTTCGGCGGGCGTTCAAGCGTTGGACGGGGAAGAGTCCGAGTGCGTGGCGCAGTGCTTCGATTTGA
- a CDS encoding type II toxin-antitoxin system RelE/ParE family toxin, translating to MEQYNSNASVALQRKVGAATQRLSSIPYGYRYGRVPSTREMVINPNYLLVYRVNGPIKILTLVHTRRQYPRTSAT from the coding sequence ATTGAACAATACAACTCAAACGCTTCAGTGGCTCTGCAACGCAAGGTGGGTGCAGCAACGCAAAGGCTTTCATCAATCCCCTATGGTTACCGGTACGGTCGAGTGCCAAGCACTCGGGAAATGGTGATCAATCCAAACTATCTGCTCGTCTATCGAGTGAACGGGCCCATCAAAATACTGACGTTAGTCCACACCCGACGACAATACCCACGAACTTCAGCAACATAA
- a CDS encoding Gfo/Idh/MocA family protein, with protein MNVVRWGMIGCGSVAERKSGPAFYKAPGSALVAVMGRRLEAVTDYAARHGIARTYTDVDALINDPEVDAVYIATPPDSHYAYSLKVAAAGKHCCVEKPMALNAGQSREMQQVFAEAGLHLFVSYYRRSLPRFQQVRQWLEEGRIGEVRHLSWTLTKAPSPKDLDGSANWRTDPAVAGGGYFADLASHGFDLFQYLLGDIVEVAGFTARQAGLYAAEDAVSASWRFASGALGMGCWSFVADRREDRVEIIGSQGRIGFSVFDEHPVELHADEPISLEIPHHEHIQWHHVLGMNAQIRGELEHPAIAAEALKTDWVMDQILKRH; from the coding sequence ATGAACGTGGTGCGTTGGGGCATGATCGGTTGCGGCAGTGTCGCTGAACGCAAGAGCGGGCCGGCCTTCTACAAGGCGCCCGGCTCGGCGTTGGTGGCGGTGATGGGGCGACGCCTCGAAGCCGTGACCGATTACGCCGCGCGCCACGGCATCGCCCGGACTTACACCGACGTCGATGCCTTGATCAACGACCCCGAGGTAGACGCGGTTTACATCGCCACGCCACCCGACAGTCACTACGCTTACAGCCTGAAAGTCGCCGCCGCCGGCAAGCATTGCTGCGTGGAAAAACCCATGGCCCTCAATGCCGGGCAAAGCCGCGAAATGCAGCAGGTGTTTGCCGAGGCTGGTCTGCACCTGTTCGTCTCCTATTACCGCCGTTCGTTGCCGCGTTTCCAGCAGGTTCGGCAATGGCTGGAGGAGGGGCGCATCGGCGAGGTGCGGCACTTGAGCTGGACGCTGACCAAGGCGCCATCGCCCAAGGATCTGGACGGCAGCGCCAACTGGCGCACCGATCCGGCGGTGGCCGGTGGCGGGTATTTCGCGGACCTGGCCAGCCATGGTTTCGACCTGTTCCAGTACCTGCTTGGCGATATCGTCGAGGTGGCTGGATTCACGGCGCGTCAGGCCGGGTTATACGCGGCGGAGGATGCGGTCAGCGCCAGTTGGCGATTCGCTTCGGGCGCGTTGGGCATGGGCTGCTGGAGTTTCGTTGCGGATCGGCGCGAGGATCGGGTCGAGATCATCGGCAGCCAAGGGCGGATCGGGTTTTCGGTGTTCGACGAGCATCCGGTCGAGCTGCATGCCGATGAACCCATCAGCCTGGAAATCCCCCATCACGAGCACATCCAGTGGCACCACGTATTGGGCATGAACGCGCAGATTCGCGGTGAGTTGGAGCATCCGGCAATCGCTGCTGAAGCGCTGAAGACCGATTGGGTCATGGATCAGATCCTCAAGCGCCACTGA